A window of Macrotis lagotis isolate mMagLag1 chromosome 1, bilby.v1.9.chrom.fasta, whole genome shotgun sequence genomic DNA:
aaagaaattgcaatCCACTTCAGtgtcaaatgaggtcatgaaaagttggatgcAACTGAAAACGACTGAATACCTTTCCTCAAACCCACTGACCCATCCTTTCTAACCAAGAAAAGCAATTAAGTAAAACCCACTGATAATAACATTTGCAACATTATGTACCCATAGTCCTCTGTCTCCAGGGCTGTCCCAGAGCCAGCTGGTACTGGCTTTAGATGATTATTAAATTATCAGTGAGaacatttacatctcagaaatagGCCAGGTACCATGATTTCATGGTTTGATGTTTGATTTATTGTCtatacttaagaaagtgatagaaaaaaatatattacattttaaacttGAAAATGTTTTACAGTTACCAGGAGGTGTCACTCCTAGGACTCCTAGGAGAGGTAGGAGGTGAATTTCTTCATCCCTGCTCAGATATTAAAATTAATCTTGGCTTCATTCTCACGTTTTCATTTACATAATGTGTAATGATTGTGtattttgtttgactttttcttatttcaatctatgttagttcatgtaagtcttctcatATCTCTCTGAATTCTGCATACTCCTAATTATGTATGACAAAATAATTACAATCAACATACCATAATCTGATTAGCCATTCTTTACTTTATGGACACCAACTTTGTCTCCAAACTTTGCTTTGCTGGTACAAAAGGTACTACCATGAACACTTTTTTGGTCTTTAATCTCCTTGGAGCAAATGTCCCAGGACTAGGATGTTAGcattaaaatctttcttcaacCATTTTTCTGGTATAACTTCAAATTGTTTTTAAGAAtgattgaggggcagctaggtggcacagtgaatagagcacagccctggagtcaggaggacctgaattccaaCTTGGctttagtcacttaataattatcagctgtgtgaccttgggcaagtcacttaaccccattaccttgcaaaaacaaaacagaaaaaagaataaattctttgagggcacaattacttaattttttttttaaatgattggggggcggctaggtggtgtagtggataaagcaccagccctggagtcaggagtacctgggttcaaatccggtctcagacactcaataattacctagctgtgtggccttgggcaagccacttaagcccatttgccttgcaaaaacctaaaaaaaaagaaatgattggaacaactccaccaacagtgtattaatgtgtCTGTCTTCCTGAAGGTGCATGTTTTTAGAAATGAAGGACCATAGCTCTTTTCCAACTACAATGGCCAATTGAACACTTACTGCTAAAAGACTTTCAAAAATCCAAAGTTGCTAATGCAATTCAGAAATGGATAATTAAGAAGTATCTGCTGTATCAAACTGACCCTGATAATTCTAAAGTTTGAGCAGGATAAACcaagagaagtaaaataaaattttcctttaaaattgtaGACAAAATTAGGTCTTTTGCCCAGAAATTCAAGAATGGGAAACACTAAGAGTAAAAACCTATGAGGGGATTCTGAAAATGAAGAGGTGATATAATGACCAATGTTGGTTCAGGAATAACTCAGAATGTAATTACGCCTCCCCCTTTGATAGAGAAGTGGTGGACTCTGAAGTATTGCCTGTCAGAAAAGGTTCATGTCGTTAATTATTGTTGATGGTTTTACTTTCTTACAAGGGTTAAGTTCAGGGGATGGAGAGAGGTAAAGACAAAGCATATGAGTAAAACTTTTAAAGGGggatggagagggaaggaaacTTTCCTAAGTGCTGAAGTAACCATTGAGAAACTACAACCACCAATTACTCACTGGACATAGTGAACAGTGAGTCTAGATTTAGActggaaaaagcaagaaaatcttTAAGAGCatgatctcagtttccccatttataaaatagtaATTGGTATTAAACTTTAGGATGTTGTATTCCTCTTTATATTCCATCTCTAGAGGCCTCTCATAGaacatagacttttttttagtttggcataaccttattctttttttttttaaatattttatttggtttcctTAGGGATGTGACTTATAACTGGGGAACAGGCTTCTCTTCTCCCAAATATCCAAAACTTGGTGGGGGACATTCAAAACCTTTGCTCTAAAATCAATATCAGaaagttttcttcaaaattttatttcattcagcactttggggtttgtttttttggtttggttttgcctttcttttcccagagcttagcacaattAGCCCACAgtagatgcttgataaatattaGTTGACCGGTTGACAGAACAGCTCTAGCCCAAACTCTCTTTTCCCCATAATCACATCCAATTCTTCATGGTCTTCAGTTAAGGACCGAGTCATGGctcctttccctcccctgccCCTTCTGAACCTGTGTCTACCCAAGGTGAGCAGTCCCTGGGCTACTCATCAGGGCTTGGAGGCATTTTTGTAGCTAGCTGGAGAAGGCTAAGGATCTCAGGTTCCCTGCGGATCTCAGGGGCTTCCTCCTTCACCTTACCTCCTACAGATGCTTACTCCCTGTCCGTGAGGCTGAGTCGCCCTACTTCTCGGGATGTAGTCAGACACTACAGGATTCATCGCCTGGAGAATGGATGGTTCTACATCTCTCCCCGGCTCACTTTCCCCTCACTCCAGGCCCTGGTGGACTATTACACAGGTACAGGGGATTTATCCAGTGTTTGGAGCTGGTTGGTCAGGATATCCTTGGAcacagaagagggaaggaaagaccTTGGACACTGTTCCAGCCAGATGCAGTCtgtccccttccctttcttccaggaAAATCTATTGAGAAACATAAGATGTGGACAGAATCCTAGACTTGGGATTTCAGATACCATGGTTTTAATTCTGGGTCTGCCCTATATCACCTAGAGTTATTGAAACTATGAATTCAAATACTTCCCTTAGACACTTAGTTCATTTTCCCCACTTACCTCATAAGAGTTCTTTTGAGAACAAATAACAtacataaagtactttgcaattcTCAAAGTATTATATAGACACTATAGATTGACTTGGgactattttcttctcctttctgggcctcagtttactcctctataggatgagagggttggactagagaACTTGCAAGGGTCCTTCTAATTCACATTCTGTCACTGAGTTCCCAGTTCTGACCACCTTAACGGCAAGGAAGGTTTTAGCAGACCTTTCTCCAGTGTTCATATTTCAGGGGACCTCTGGTCTTGTTCTAGATCTGTTTGTTGTGTGGGGGTGGAAGTATCCTTAGAGGAAGGAGGACCAGTGGTATTCCTTCTAACTCCATATTGCCTTTGTATATCTAATATATAAATAGTGAGTGATAATAATCATTTGTTTTAGTCTGTCAGACCTGGAAGAGatccttaaaaatcaaaataccGCTCAAAATACCCACTGACAGTGAAGTCAGTGGCAGAGTTAGGATTACAGTAACCTATGCCTGATCCCCAGGCTGGGTCTGATTCTACTACAAAACTGATATTATGACTCAGATTCCTTGTCCTGGAGCAAGGATATTGAAAATGATGCAGTCAGGCCCAAGCAGGACTTCCCTTGGCCTAGGGCATGGATGATGGCTAAACCGGGTGGGAATGCAGCATCTGGGTGACTGACTTGGATTAGCTCTTCTACAGAGATGGCAGATGACCTTTGCTCCCTGCTCAAGGAGCCCTGTGCCTTTCATCAAGTGCTTCCTTTGAAAAACATCCCTCCACCAGTGACTGTCCAGAGACCAGCTCTCAATTGGAAAGAAGTGGACAGGTAAGAGgcactcctgactgcaaggctatCTCTGAGGCTGAAGGAGGTATCAAATCCTAGGAAtctagatggggaaattgagttTATTTGCAGGAAATAATCCAAAGGAATAGAATCAGTGCTAAACACTATGAGGTGCTAGAATAGTTAGGGAAGACTTGTTTGAAGTGAGGTCAGTTCTTGAGTTCAGTCTTAAAGGGGCAAAAAGAAATTACTTAAGTGGAGAAAGAAGACATTCCAAATCTGGACTAGTGTAAGAGagaatctttatatttttttatttttaattttttttgcaaggcaataggattaagtgacttgcccaaggtcacacagctaggtaattattaagtgtctaaggccgaatttgaactcaagtcctcttgaatccagggccggtgctctatccagctaCCCATGGGAAAtcttttagagaaaaatgagacattgcACAGTTTGTGGCAaataatcaatgtttgttgacttgcCTGGCTAGGAGCATGATGAGGGATGAGAGATCAAATTGGATGGGAAAGAGAAGACCAGATGATGAAAAGGTGTATTTTGGACAGTGGAGAACCATAGTAGATTCCTGGGCCTTAATAAGAGCAAAATTTAAGTGACATGAAATGTGAAGCATATGGAAGACATCAATGGTGCCtgatcttcttttctcttccttctatacAGCTCCCTCTTGTTGTCAGAGGTGTCCTCCTCAGGCGACACTTGTCCTATTAGTGTGGGGCTCCGAGAGGCAATCGGCACCTATCTCAGCATGACTGAGGATCCATCACTGGACATCAGTGACCAGaggaataagaaatagaattagGGCCAAGTCCTTTGAAGAGGTTTTCTTGTGTCCCTCTCCTCTATTGACTTTGGGAAAATGATATGCAGGGACTCTGGGCAGACCTTCCTTTAAGGGCATTTCCTTTTCTCATGTGGCTGCATAGATTGGGGGGGGAGCCTCCCAAAATGGGACTTAGAATTTGCCCAGTCAGAGGACTGTAGCCTTCTCTTGATTCATGATTACTTAACTGGAACAGTACCACAACTTAAGACAGAAAGAATAAAATCACTCCCTGGGTGTTGACTCCAATTCTTTCAATCAAAAATTCTCCATCTTCTTGAAAGCTTTGGGCTCTCCCCATCCTAGTGGAATGAGTAGCCAGTTTCCCATAGGGTTCCTGATTTGACACAAGCACCAAGAAGACTGCCTAAGAATCAAAGTGGACAAGTTTCAACAAAACATAAAAACTTGCCCCGATGTTATGGTAAAAATCTTTAACTTGCTAGGCCTGTAACTTCTGTCCCTTAAAAGAATGCCAGTCCTATTCTTCTTTAGCAGATGGCTCCCTTCTACACTGTCCCTGCTAAGCTGCTCCATCTGTGGCCTGTTCCTGCTTGTTTTTGTTCATTGCCCTATCTCTGGGACTCATCTATCATCTCTGCTctgtctcctccttcctcctctggGCCAGTTTCCATCAGTGTCCTTTGAGCTGGGGGAGATGGAGGTGATCATATCACTAGCCTTAATCATAGGTTCTTCTGCCACCTTGTGGGCAGAAATGCAATTGCTATCACCTGAGGCGTCATCTAGGCTTTTTTTAAGAGTCACTGCCTAATTGTAGGATTTCATATCCTAAAGTAAGGAAATGACTATCTCACCAATTTTATTCTACCCAAAGCTTGATCCAGGTCACATTATAAAACTTTAAGAGGGAAGAGgcaaaattcaaatctggcaGAGTGCTAAGAATGAGGAGGAAGGTCCGAGTCAAGAGAGACCAAGTCAGCTGGGCAACCCTGATCAGGATACTAGCCACAAACCCCTTCTTGAATAGCTGATGGTAGCCCCTCAAACTTTCAATCAAAGACTGAGATCTGTTAATAAGATCCGGTTTATTCAAGTTctcttaaaacattttacaatGGAAATTATCAGACATGTTCTGTATTATGAACCACACACATTCTGCCATGCTTTGTCCAAGAACAACTCAAAACACCATAAAATGCCATTGATATCTTTAAAATTGTGTGTCTGATGGACAGCCGAGGAAGACGAGACAATTTCACCTTTCATTCAGATCCTAAGATAAATGAAATCACTAGATCCATTCATCCAACAGGTATTAGTGATGGGTAGTCAATAAAGGCATGGACAATGGTCGTGATGGAACAGTTCAGTAATGCTTTCAAAATAGGGATGGCTCATTTAAAAGTTCCAAGACACGACACTGGTAGAAAACACTGGTAACCAACGCACTGATTCTCAGTTTGGGAGAATGGGCATCACAATCTCCTTGTGGCCGAAATGCCCCTGACCACTGGCACGTTTCTGGCCTGTGATTAGAATGTCCTTTTGAGTAAACAGTGCTAGCTGGGGTGGGCTGCAGCCTGTCAGTCATAGTGGATGGCAGTGTAAAAGATGATCCAAACAACCTAAAAGGAGACACAAGGAGCAAAGATTAATCCTACCaggccatcttttttttttaagtttttgcaagacagtgaagttaagtgacttgcccaaggtcacacagctgggtacttattatgtgtcagacacaaGGAGATTTCAGGAGTGGCAGGGAGCAGAGTGAAAGAAATAAGGATGCTATTCCTGGGGAAGTAAACCTCCCTGATAGGAAGCTTCTGAGAGAATCAGAGTTCCAATGTCTCTAACTGGTTAGGTGGAACAACTTTACTCCACAAATCAAGTTACTGAAAAAAGTTGTTAAGAAGTTTCCATTGTGTTTGAGAACATCATCCCCCTAAATCACAATCTTACAAATGTTTTATCAGCTAGCCCAGCTGGAACAAAACTTAGAGAAGTAAGGATACTTTCCTTGAGCCATACTATTCCTAAGTGACCAAGACAGAAAACAAATCTATGTTTTCAGACTACAAATTCAGCATACTCTTTCCACTTAAGTTAGGATATTTTAAGTGTGTAAGAGAATTATGATGCCATGAgattagaaatcaatgaattctGACAGTGGGACACAATGGAAAGAAGAGTCTGGATTTAAAATCTACTCCAGTTGCTTACTCCCTGTGTGATTTTAGATAAATCTCTTGAGCTCTCCGAGTCtcatgttgtccttcattcttttttttatttaaggcaatggggttaagtgacttgcccaaggccacacagctaggcaattccacctagctgcccctttgagtCTCATGTTTAGACCACATAATTTAGCATTAATGTCgaagtattttttgttttggttttctagatttttcaaggcagtggggttaagtggcttgcccaaggccacacagctaggtaattagtaagtgtctgaggctggatttgaactcaggttcttctgactccagggccggtgctctatccagtgcaccacctagctgcccaatgcacaaagtttttaaagaaatttaataagtttttaaattttggtgaattttaaaagaaatagtctCAGATCTCCATCAAATGTGCTAATGATGCAAGCAATCCAAAAACCTTCCATTTCTCAATATTGGACATCACTGAAACATAGAAACCGGGAAGGACTACTGAATCTAGCcttctctagtcttttttttttccttcagttcaaTCTCCTAGTTATGTTGTGCTCaggcaaattaaaaaattatagcagCCGAGGAAGAGTCAAGTAGCAAAGGGAGCAGCTACCTAGGATTAGAGTTGTGGCAAAATATCGACCAAACACTGTCCCTGGTAGATAAATTAGGTACTGTTGATGTAGTTAAAGAATCACAGGTGTCAGCTAACATTTTACAAGGAGGGGTATCAAGATAACTGATGGAGACCATGCTCAGAATGGAAGGTTGTAGACTACTATGGGAGAAGAAGGCAAACCTCACATCTAAGTACTACTCATACCACCAAGTAGGCATAAGAGCCAAGACTTGAACctgaaaacaaaacataaaagggtatacacacacacacacacacgtatataggTGCCTTTGAGAATCTGAAATGGTGGAAATCAGAAGCACTCAAGTCAAATGCTTGAATAGAGCATTTGAATGTAAGTCCTTTGAGGAAAGAATGTCTccctttatatttgtatcccaaTATTTAAAAACCTAAACTACTATGAACATagtaaacaataaaaaatgaattgtaaaaaGCTCTTAGAGCTGTTATAACTTGTGGCAAGTCATGTGATTCCTAAAGTACTGAGATGTGGTAtatcaaaaaaataatagaaccctAGGTGACAGTAATAGAAGTCTAGTGTTTAGAAAACATGATAGTCCTGTTGTTCTCTACTCTGGTCAAACCCCATCTGGAGTATATTGTTTATAAATCTGGGTGTCACTTCAGGATAGACATAGACAAACTATCGTTATACCTAAGGGAAGATGATTAGGATAGAAAATGTTTGAAATCATTAGAACACTCTCTGGTTACTGAGTGTGGTGAACAGAAGATGTAGGGGAGATAAGATCTCTAAGGGATGAGAGATTAGCTTGTTCTTCTTAGCCCTGGAGGGCAGAACTAGGACTGATGGATAAAAATTACAGGAAGGCAGACTTCAGCCTAAAATATATAGGCAACTAAAATAAGAGTTGCCTAACAATGGAATGAGCTAATGGGCTCATTTCTAAGTTGATGTGTTCACTGGAGGGATTTGAGGAGGGGGACAAGCTACTTTGGTCAGGACTACCCATAGAAAAATTTTATCCATTAGAAAGATAGGGTTGATCTGGATGACCTGAGAAATCCTTTCCGaacctaaaaacaaagaattttaatttatcaGAATAATCAGAATCTACTACTGCTTGAAGAGAGAAATAATTACCATAAACAATGCAAAAGACGTCATAAAACCTTCTTTTGTGAGTTCCCACGTCCCACCATAATCTTCTTCATCAATTTGTTGGAAGCTGCTGAAGTAGAGGTACAAGATTCCAGCATTGATCAGGCAGAATCTGAAAAGGGGAGATACATTAAACTTCACCACAATTCAGAAAATTAAGAACATACAAGTGCTAATTACAGATAGCCCTTACAACAACTTCAAAAACTCCTAAGTTTAAAAAGACCCTACAAGACCTCCAGCAGTCAAGAGGTGCCACCTGAAGTACAAGTCAAGAGGGTAAATTCCTGGTAAGATTCTGAGATTTTACtcacagaataaataggaataaaACATCCCTGGCTAGCTTTTACCATTTTCACCCCTGGGGTCCTAATACAAAGAGCACGAGTTCCACACCATAAATCTTGGCATTGCTCAAAAGGGctgggtttttttctttacaaatgttGGTCAGAGAATGACCTAATTCTTTTAGAACTTTTCTTGTTGCTCAGCAGCAGCAGGAAAGAAAGTGCCCATGGAGCCATTCCAGCCCCTGACCCCACTCTTAGTTCATCTCTCAGAATGACGGATAGAAGCCTCTCAGTAGATCTGAGCTTGCCCAATTGGGCACGAGGCAACAATGTTAGGTTTTCTGCAGGCTATGACAAAGCAACTAAACGCTCAGGTATCCTACATCATTCCTACTGAACAAAGAAACCAGAGACTACTTAGATGGCAGAGACAGGCCAAGATTCCTGCATCCTAAGTGATTCTACCTTAGCTTTAAGGCTCCTGGCCCATCTAATTTTTGGTAACTGATCAGGGGCAGGGATTGATTCAGGAACTACAAAACACATTAACATTCAtgtattaattattttccttaagtGCAAAATGGAAGAGAGCATATATCAATCAACAAATGGTTATTGAAAATAGTCTAATTCTTTTATAATCTCCCTACATGATTTAGcaacaggagaaaaaaatctacCCAGATGCATGCTAGGTGATTAAAGCTTGTTATGTGTTGTGTCCTTATGCCAGATCACTGTGGGAAAGACATGGAAAATGACATGTTTCTGTTCAAGAAGCCAAGTCTATATGGAGACAGGAACTAAATACACAAAAATGCTAAATACTGAAACAAGGCAAGGATTCCTGGAGAGGAAGGAGGTGGTGGGGTTGGACCCATTCACGAAGGACAATGGACAACTCCAGTGAACATGCATGAAAACACATTAATAAACCTGGCTTCTCAAGAGACAATAAGGAGACTCTTGCTTTAGAATGAGTTTTTGACTAGTCACTATTTTAAGAGTGACCATTTAACAACAAAATTCAGTATAGAGTTGGCAGAGCATCAGTCCATTGGATCACTAGACTAAATCTCTCAATTCTGGAAATGGACAAGATCTAAACAGTTTCCCAATGAAGCAGGATTACCTACTTTATTTAGCTCAAGTGACTGGAGGGAGCTGAGATaagtattttcatttaaaaacatttttatgatgTGATGGATGAGAAATACCAGGAGATCCTGATCTTAAAGGCAATTTTTATGAGCTCAACCCTCCCCCTTAACCCTGAACTAAGTCAGGTAAAGATGTGAAGTGATAGgcagaaacaaaaagtcaagcaAGTAGGAGAGGCCAGCTCAGGCTGAGGAAAAACACATTGCTTTGTATAAATCACTCAACATTTCCTATAGTCTTTCCTGAGAATTTTAAGCCAAGGGAGTGAAAGAACCTATTTTGTAGGCAAGTCAGTGCTCTGTAGGCATAGTATATCTAGTATACTGGCAGAACAGTAAAGGGAAGGTTATCCTGAAGTAAGGCAATATaataacattatctcatttggtctaaTCAAAGCCAAGAATAGGCTTATTTTCTATTCTGCTAATTCCTTACATTCATCGGGGttgttttttatcatttatttcaaagaaaaagtaattgttCTAATAGCTGAACTTATTCCATTAGATATAAAGAACACTAGCATCATTAAACATCAGAAAACAAGGTTCTAGTCCTCCATCTGCCACTTGCTATCTATGagactttaagaaaaatatttaatgtcttgagggtctcagttttcttacttgacaaataggaataataatgccTGGTAAATAATACTGATTATAACTTcacattaggggcagctaggtggtgcagtggatagagcgctggccctgtagtcaggagtacctgagttcaaatccgacctcagacacttaataattgcctagctgtgtggccttgggcaagccacttaaccccattgccttgcaaaagtctagAAAAACTTCACATTAATATAGCCCTTTacatttgcaaagtgttttgtatattaatttgattttcatagCATCAGGGCAAgaattattacccccattttacagatgaggaaacaaactcaGTGACCTCTCTTAAGGTCTCATAATAGAAATCAGTGAAGGCAAGGTTTAAACCTAAGTTGTAAGGATATGAGATAATATAATGTACCTGTCAGTTGCAAAGTTCTAAATAAAATCTGGTGACATTTTTATACAGAACCTGGATTAACACCAGAGTTATCTCCTTTCCTAGAGACCTGACCTCACATAGCTGAAGATCAGCCACTTCCTCTTGTTCTGATTCTCCTTCCTCCACTCTTCCAAGGCTGGGCTCAGGGCCAATTCATTGCTCATTAGCATTTTCACTCATCTGGTTTTGCTTTCTCTCCCTCAGAAAGCCTAAATGGGGCAAGGAGACTGAAAGTGAGGGCTTGGAGTATCTGAAGAGTTAATTTGTACCTTCcatagttttttaaaagagtaCTTTAATACCACCCTCAAACCcaaagatactttatattttctggGGTAAGATGAGTTACCAAACAATAGGGCATGACAGATCAAGAATTAtcgctggagtcaggaagacctaggttcaagtgcTGCCTCTCACATACTGGCTTTATGAACCTGAGAAGTCCCTTAGTCTCTCCTCAGGAAACTTtcaaagactataaattgcagaaccATTGTACTCTGCCTTGGTAGAGCTAATTTCTTCCCTAAGATTTCTCCACACCATTGAAGTCACAGGTCCaatccaaaaataaaatgttagttcCTGGTAGCAGCAGTCACTTAACTGGGAAGGATGGCTCTATAATGAACAGTCTAGAGTAGGTCTGGGGGCACATATAGTGAGGAAACTGCTCTAAGAATAATGcaaataggggcaactaggtggtgaagtggatggaACATCGActgtggaatcaggaggactgagttcaaatccagcctcacacacttaatactctgtgaccttgggtaagtcacttaactccattgccttgcaaaaaatccaaaGAATACTGCAAGTAAAGTCAGAtactcaatcaacaaatattcatgaCTTATTCATGACTCTCCTCAGGGAGAGGGAGGAACAGTTGAGgccttccttccattcagttTGTACTGTGAAGCATCATTCCAGCATGGAAATGCCCTGGGTCCTTCAAGGCAATGAGAAATGCAATGGAGATTTAGCTTGGGCAAGTTCTACCAAGTTGGAAAGGTTTCaagaaaagagcaataaaactgtctaTCTACAGTCTGTGATCCAACTAACTAGCTAGCTACAGGACAATTCATTTTTCTGCCATAGCAACTTGAAGACGATCTACCATGTCATTGAGGGTGTTTGACTGGCATCCCTGAGATGATATAATGATGACACTTTGGGCTGACAGAAGCCTGAGACATAGAAACAGGAGAGTCAGCAGAAAGCCTGAGTTCTAGGCTCACTTAATGATcatgagccttagtttccttactgAAAAATGTGAAAGATAACATAATATAAGAGGGCTGCTATaaagatcaaaaaaatgaatgtatgaCAGTAGTCTGTCTTAAAGCCAGGTGAAAATATTCTTAGAAACTCATGAATCAAATGAGCTAGTCATATCAGGACCAGATTTATCCATTAGTATTTTGAGAGTCAGGGGCTGGCTCTGGCAGGGCTGACACCGACATTTCTCTATTTAACAAGGGATGACAACACAGTAATACACACTGAGGGTACAACTTCCTCTACCTTAAGCTCCTTAAAGAACTCTTGCCAAGGCAAAGATTCAGCTGTCCAAAGTGGACACCATAGAAGCTCATATTTCTATAGGTTTTAAAACTGACAAACTGCTTTTCTTAACCCTGTAAGATGGAGGTTTTTACTATGAGGGA
This region includes:
- the SLA2 gene encoding src-like-adapter 2 isoform X2; protein product: MGSLPSRRRRSLHVPGLSASGQGAGLLQEGLLTTVPTEENKTMAVALDSFPAGDRGELVLRLGEPLTIISDNGEWWRVISEATNKEFSVPSSHVAKISHGWLYEGLNREKAEDLLLLPSNRGGSFLIRESQTRRDAYSLSVRLSRPTSRDVVRHYRIHRLENGWFYISPRLTFPSLQALVDYYTEMADDLCSLLKEPCAFHQVLPLKNIPPPVTVQRPALNWKEVDSSLLLSEVSSSGDTCPISVGLREAIGTYLSMTEDPSLDISDQRNKK